The stretch of DNA ATTCCAAGGCATCTATACTGCCCAATCCGACCAGCACTACACCAGGTATGATCCAAGAACAAGATATAATTAGTAAAGCTAATTTGTATATTCGTGGTACAGGAAGCCCATGTTTGGAACATAGGATCCAAAAGAGTAATGAGCATAATATTTCCAACAAATGGAGGCAGAATACAAGCCAAAGTTTTACAACTCAAAAGAGTGAACCACAAGAAAGTGAGGCCACGACTGAATGTACCAGAGTTGCTGAGACTACTCCAAGAGAAGTCCAAGGTCATGAGATCATTCTTGAGCCACTCCACAATTGGAAGATAAAACGAGAACCATTGATTTTTCTAGTACCAAAACTCAAAGTAAGTTTTACTTTAGATCAGTGTGTTCTTTCTTACTCCTTGACAACATTGATGCACTTGTCTTTCCCACAGGATTTTGAGACAGGTTTAGGAACTCAGAAGAAGTGCACGGCCCAAAGAGGACACCAGTTCTGATATTAGGTACATCActtgatttaaataaaagaacTGATAGTCTTGTTCcattaaaactttcaaattcTGGATTtatgcacttgtctttgccaAAGAGTTTTGATCCAGGGATAAGACAAGGTGATGGACGACCAAGCCATGGTAAAAGGTTGAAAGAAAACCAGGGACAGCACCTGACTTGTCCACAAAACGATGAAGGAGATACAAGAAGCATCAAAAGCAAACAAGCTGCCAAAAAGCAAAACATCCTTCAACTAGCTAAAACCATTTGGGTAAATCTGAACTTTACttgtattatttataaattttcaaacccaGATATAATGCACTTGTTTCCTACCAGAAGTGTTGAGTTTATTTCAGGAACAGAGGAAACTGATTACATGGGTGAGCCACACAAGGAGGTCACAAGGTGTTTAGATGCCAAAGtaaaacaagaagttaccacAAGAAACTCCTTGATCCCAGACGACCCACCAGGTCATGCGACCCCCATCAGAATGCCAGACCAAAGCAGAGGAGTAGTCATGTCTTCCCTACTCAAAGAAGAGCCACCAGATGTGCCATCAAAGATCAAACCGATCAAATACCAAGGTAAGGTCAtagaatctcaaaagaggaTGAAAcctgacttgctctatcttggtaCAGATTATCCTGTTTCGAGGTCGAAACATTTTCAAGGGATAGGGTATGATGCGGCCATCAAATCAGTAGCAGAACCAGAAGCCAACCAGTTGCACCAAACAGCTAACCCAAAGACTCAACAGGATATGTGTTCAATCAAAACGGCGTATCTCACCAACCAGGAGGACATTGTCCATGAAACTAATTTTCCTGCACTCTACGCTCAATAAGGAGTCAATCCCAATTGGAATCATCATCAAAGATACTCAGAACAGGaagatatgaattttacaaaccggaggttctccatcccgtccatctgcgagtatccgagtTTAGAAGTTGTTTCAAGCCCAACAAAGAAGCGTTCCGACCCAAATCAAAGCTTGGAATTCAAGAAGGATATCTTAGCTTTCCAACAAGCCAATAATGAGAAGAAAAGTCCACGGAAATAtggagttatgatcaatttcTCAAAACCGGACAAACCAGTTCtgcacttgccttatttggaagctGGCTGGTTCAATCAATtgcaaaccagacattggcgaccaggagagacATCTAACCATTCAGGAGACCAATCCTAACGTCCAGGAGAGTCAGAGACGTTCTTACAATGCACCAGCATCCATCAGATTATTCAGAATCAAACAAGACCATACTTGCCATTTTTGGAGTCAAAAGCCATCAATTCTCAACAGCTCTTTTACCATCAAGATTGGCACGACTTCAATACATATTTCTTCAGTAAAGAAGTTCCCAAGAAGCTCACTTACAGcctcaaaccgtccagatacaaaACCAGAATCAAATCCCTTGAAGAAAGCCATTGGAACCAAGAAATTCTCCTAACGGCTAGTTTATCGGTTTCcttgtttagtttttgtttcctttcttttttgtgACCGTTTGGTCTCTGTCTGAGGTCATGCTCTGTATAAGCAGACCCATTTGTATACTTTAGATTCACCTTTTTCAAtccttaagaaataatattcagtTTATCTTTTATCAAAGAGTTTTCTTTGCTTAAAAATCTGTTCTTTAGTTTCTAAGTGTGAGATACATTAGAAAGGTATTGAGCTCGTGGTTCATAGGTTCTTTGTGTGATACAAGAGCCCTGagacacagattgagagagtcaatcagcACCCACGGATGAGAGGGTCAATCATCATCTATCCAACATCATCTATTTATCT from Brassica rapa cultivar Chiifu-401-42 unplaced genomic scaffold, CAAS_Brap_v3.01 Scaffold0112, whole genome shotgun sequence encodes:
- the LOC117129747 gene encoding uncharacterized protein LOC117129747 yields the protein MHLSLPKSFDPGIRQGDGRPSHGKRLKENQGQHLTCPQNDEGDTRSIKSKQAAKKQNILQLAKTIWVNLNFTCIIYKFSNPDIMHLFPTRSVEFISGTEETDYMGEPHKEVTRCLDAKVKQEVTTRNSLIPDDPPGHATPIRMPDQSRGVVMSSLLKEEPPDVPSKIKPIKYQGKVIESQKRMKPDLLYLGTDYPVSRSKHFQGIGYDAAIKSVAEPEANQLHQTANPKTQQDMCSIKTAYLTNQEDIVHETNFPALYAQ